The Fimbriimonadaceae bacterium nucleotide sequence CTATGCGCTTGTTGGGGGACTCGGCGGAGCACGAACGAATGGCCCGGGCCAGTTCTCCTTATGGCGACGGAAAGGCCGCGCAGCGTATCCGTTACGCCAGCATGAAGTTTTTGGGATTAGGGAGTCCGGAGGAGCCGGCTTGGAAGTAAGCCTCCTCCAGGCTGTCGCTTATGGACTTGTGCAAGGCTTGACAGAATTCTTGCCCATAAGCAGCAGCGGCCACCTCTTCCTCTTACCCGAGCTTCTGCATTGGAGGGACCCCGGTGCAGGCTTTACCGCCGTGATCCAATTGGGCACTATCTTGGCCGTCTTGTTGTACTTTCGAGACGACCTCTTGGACGTTTCGACGGCGTGGGCAAGATCGCTCTTTAAGCCGTCTGCGGCGCGCACGGATTCGGCCAGGATCGGTTGGGCGATCTTGGTGGGCACCGTCCCTATCTCGGTCGCCGGGCTGCTCCTGGAGTCCAAGATCGACAGAGATTTCCGATCTGCCTATGTCGTCGCTTCGACACTTATCTTTTTCGCCGTCTTCCTCGCTATAGCAGAGCGCGTCGCAACCCAGCGGCGAAGTTTCACGGACGCGACTTGGAAGGACGGCCTTGTCGTGGGGCTTTGGCAAACTTTGGCGCTTGTCCCTGGATCAAGCCGCAGTGGTTGCACAATAACGGGCGGCCTGTTCTCTGGTTTCGACCGAGCGGCCGCGGCCCGCTTTTCCTTCCTGCTTTCCGTCCCCGCCATCGTCCTTTCTGGTTTGTACAAGCTATACAAGGAAAGAGACGTCTTATTAGCCAGTGGGATGGCACCGACGATCGTTGCTACGGTGGTCGCGTTCGTGAGTGGCTATGCGGCGATCGTTTTCCTCATGAAGTTCCTGCAGACCCGCACGACCATGGTGTTCGTCTGGTACCGGATCGCGCTCGGCCTTGTGATTTTCGCTCTCGCAAGCGGGGGCGTGATCGCGACCCATCCGCAGGCGGAAACTGGTGAAGTTCTTCAGCAAACGCACTGAGCCGACCCTGCCGCCGGTGGCACTTATCGTCGGGCTCGGGAACCCGGGTGCGCAGTATGCGGGGACGCGCCACAACATTGGCTTCGAAGTCGTCGAAGAACTGGCACGCCGCAACGGGCTAAAGTGGGGCGCGGCGAAGCACCAATCCCTCCTCGCGGTGGGCACCGTGGCGGGCGTTCCTGTGGCGCTGGCGAAACCCACGACCTTTATGAACCTCAGCGGGAGGGCGGTGACGGCATTAGTCCGCCATTACGGCCTTAAACCTGACCAGATCCTGGTTGTCGCCGACGACCTGGACTTGGAGACGGGCCGCGTCCGAATGAGGGCAAAGGGGAGTCCCGGGGGCCACAACGGCCACAAATCGATCGTGCAGGCCCTCGGCACCCAGGAATACGCCCGCATCAAGATTGGAATCGGCCGGGGGGACGACGAGACGATCGACCACGTCCTGAGCAAGTTTCGGCCCGATGAGCGTGAAACGGTTCGGTCCGCTGTCGAAAAGGCGGCGGACGGATGCGAAGACTTCCTTCGCGAAGGCATCGAACGGGCGATGAACCGGACGAACCCGGCCTAGACGCTTAGGAGCTCGGCGCTCCGCTCGACAAACGTGTGCTGTGGAGTCAGCACATGGAGCGCCCCCGGGTGGTTCGCCCAAACCGGGAGCGGGCAAGACATCGACGCTTGGTAAACCCTTTGGCCGTCGTTGGTCGTGCTCCAACCTGTCCGACAAGGAACGGTCCTCAAAAGGATGTACTGTCCAGGAAGGATGTCGACATCTTCTCCAAAGAAGTGGGCGGCTGGAGAGGACGTGCCGCCCTGTATGGTCGCATCTGCGATCACCGCGTGCGCCCTAAGGTTGACACGCATAGAGCCTTGGTTCTGAAGAAGGACAAACTCCCCCTTGACCTCGCTGCTTCTCTGAACGCCGACGATCCGGATCATGAATGAAACGACCCTGGGCCTAGCCCTTGCCCACCTATAGTGACGCAAGAAGCCTACGTTATGGCGCGCGTTTTACAGATTTTCCACACAAGGTTTCCACGCCCCTAACCGATCCGCGGCGTGGAAACCTTTCCTGGCGATCACTTTCGGCGGGTGCCTTCAAGGTTCGCGATAACGCGTTCCAGGAGACCGACCATCATTCCGATCTCGCTATCGGACAGGCCCTCGACCATAACTTGCTCCGATTCGGTGACAAGCTTGCGGATCTGGCGAACCAGCTTTTGCGACTGGTCGGTAAGGCGAAGAAGTTTGACGCGTCGGTCGCGTTCCGAGACGACTTGTTCAAGAAGGCCTTTTCTAACATGGCCGAACACCGTCTCGCTGAGGGTCGCGGGGGTCACGCCGAGTCGGCGGGCGACCTCGACTTGCGAGGCGTCTGACCCGGCCGCATCGATAGTCGTTAGGAGCTGGAACGTGTTCCAACCCACACCAATTTCGGCGAGGCGGGGCTCGAGCCACGAACTTTGTAGCTCGTAGACAGCTGCGATGCGCGTTCCGATCTGTTCGGAAGGCATTCGGTCAACGTACCTGAGAGGGGCGCTCATGTTCTAATGTCTAAGACGGTTCTTTCCCCGGCTTCCACCGTTTGAAGGACCTTATGGCTCGTACTATGAGCGGTCATCGCGACATTTAGACTCAGTTGGGCGAGCACGACTTCGTCCCGCTTTCCTTTGCCTAAAGCACCAAGGGCGATCTCCACACTCCGCTGTGCGTTTCGCATTCCGATGATGCTCAAGTACCTGATTGTGTCGTTTTGGATCATGGGTGCCTTCTGGCGCGCCATCGCGTACCCTGCACCACTGAACCCTTCTGTATGTCAAGAGGCTTGGCGTCTTCGTCAAGCCTTAATGTCTAGGAGGGAAGCCCGGAGGGCACCCTCGATCCTCGCCGCCGCCCGGGACGTCTCGTGTTGAATCCGAGCCGCCTCGCGAGCCGCGTTCGCCGCATTGATGTCTTGCGCCGGATATCCCGCCTTCAACGTGGCCTGTCGGAGTTGCTCCTCGACCCGCTTAAGACCGGACAGCGACGCCAGCATGGTTATCGTTGTCGATCCCATCATTTGACGCCACCTTCATTCTACAGGACGACTGTTCCGTTTTCGACGTCTAGTCAGATTCTGCGAAAGGACCAGAGTCCGGAAAACCCGTAGATATTAATAGTCTGCTTTGGGCGTGAGACTGCCGATCGCAGCTTCTACCGGTGGCCGACCTCTGGCTTTGCCCCAAAGTTCTGGATCAAGAAGCGCAAATAGAAGGCCAACGTGTCCCGGCGGTTGATGTCGCCGCCCAAGCCATGGTCTCCCGTCGGGTCGATGACCAGTTCGACCAAGGGGCCCCTTCCGTTCTGCAGCAAGGTCCGATAGACCGCGATCGTGTGCTGGAACAACACGTTCGAATCCTCCATCCCGTGAAGAAGCATCAGGCGGTCTTGGAGGTTCATCGCGACTTTTGTCAGCGAGAATTTGTCCAGAAACTCGACTTTTCCGGCCTCCTGGATCCCGATAACGTTCTCGACATAGCCCTGGTTGTAATTTTGCCATTCCGTGGGGCCAGCACCGGCAATACCCACCTGGTAGACGCCCGGTTGCGTGTACAAGACATGTTGGGTTTGCCAGCCGCCGAACGACCAACCGTTCAGGGCCATGCGATTGGGGTCGGCGCCATATTCAGCCTGGAGGTGGCGGGCCGCGTCCACCAGGTCCTCGGTCTGGGGCACGCCGATCTGTCCGCTACTGGCCCGACCAAAGAGGGCGCCGTAGCCGGAAGATCCACGGGGGTCGACGGTGGCGGTGACGTAGCCCATGCTGTACGTCAAGTACATGTTGAAGAGGTAGGCGGTGGAGTTGAAGCTGCCGTCCACCACGCTCGAACCCGTTCCAAGCGGGCCGCCGTAG carries:
- the uppP gene encoding undecaprenyl-diphosphatase UppP gives rise to the protein MPISSSGHLFLLPELLHWRDPGAGFTAVIQLGTILAVLLYFRDDLLDVSTAWARSLFKPSAARTDSARIGWAILVGTVPISVAGLLLESKIDRDFRSAYVVASTLIFFAVFLAIAERVATQRRSFTDATWKDGLVVGLWQTLALVPGSSRSGCTITGGLFSGFDRAAAARFSFLLSVPAIVLSGLYKLYKERDVLLASGMAPTIVATVVAFVSGYAAIVFLMKFLQTRTTMVFVWYRIALGLVIFALASGGVIATHPQAETGEVLQQTH
- a CDS encoding winged helix DNA-binding protein translates to MSAPLRYVDRMPSEQIGTRIAAVYELQSSWLEPRLAEIGVGWNTFQLLTTIDAAGSDASQVEVARRLGVTPATLSETVFGHVRKGLLEQVVSERDRRVKLLRLTDQSQKLVRQIRKLVTESEQVMVEGLSDSEIGMMVGLLERVIANLEGTRRK
- the pth gene encoding aminoacyl-tRNA hydrolase; this encodes MALIVGLGNPGAQYAGTRHNIGFEVVEELARRNGLKWGAAKHQSLLAVGTVAGVPVALAKPTTFMNLSGRAVTALVRHYGLKPDQILVVADDLDLETGRVRMRAKGSPGGHNGHKSIVQALGTQEYARIKIGIGRGDDETIDHVLSKFRPDERETVRSAVEKAADGCEDFLREGIERAMNRTNPA